One region of Lytechinus pictus isolate F3 Inbred chromosome 8, Lp3.0, whole genome shotgun sequence genomic DNA includes:
- the LOC129266548 gene encoding uncharacterized protein LOC129266548, whose protein sequence is MSSSFAIAIRLTIMLSFLPATLSKTTSDVSITMGGAAKIPCPFDEGALRNIYWYYLDASGPRMILSLVKYVEEIDEAYTDRAGLDKDNSTLILQEVTIDDEGTYRCDVDRLEQPTLINITITLSVFVLSPGTPPVIKQCLQEQPDSSPCTLTSEGPTNLTCQLTNVYPVTNLSLGWYQDGRGPLEAPFSMSETKEDGSFDLETNVVAFETGKWLCNASYLSAYGIEETSASILLTILDKNDTGSIDDEILANIAEEVTDESDLSKLGRHLGIRQFKLNQIIKENEQAKDVFPATSMLFTWKEKTPAAKQVPKMVKALEQSDMENLITEHFPNEAGVTDKKLFELADSIQDEEAIEQLGINFGFRQFKVNQYLNMNKDRGDRSGTSAMLLEWRKKTPRTAQIRDLVDALKNAGVDGSFNNN, encoded by the exons ATGAGTTCGTCGTTCGCTATAG CTATTCGTCTGACAATAATGCTCAGCTTTTTGCCTGCCACCTTGTCTAAAACAACTTCCGATGTGTCCATTACCATGGGTGGTGCAGCCAAAATACCATGTCCGTTCGATGAAGGCGCTCTACGAAACATCTACTGGTACTACCTTGATGCATCTGGACCCCGAATGATTTTAAGCCTTGTTAAGTATGTTGAAGAAATAGATGAAGCCTATACAGATAGAGCTGGCTTGGATAAGGACAACTCAACATTGATTCTTCAG GAAGTGACAATCGATGATGAAGGAACATATCGGTGCGATGTTGACAGACTAGAACAGCCGACACTAATAAATATCACTATTACATTGAGTGTGTTTG TCTTATCTCCAGGAACTCCTCCGGTGATTAAGCAGTGTCTCCAAGAACAGCCAGACAGTTCACCCTGCACACTAACCAGTGAGGGACCTACCAACCTTACCTGTCAGTTAACCAATGTATACCCGGTAACCAATCTCTCACTTGGCTGGTACCAAGATGGCCGTGGTCCGTTGGAGGCGCCCTTTTCGATGTCTGAAACCAAAGAGGATGGTAGCTTTGATCTGGAAACCAACGTCGTAGCGTTCGAGACCGGGAAATGGTTGTGCAATGCATCGTATCTCTCTGCATATGGTATCGAAGAAACTTCAGCCTCTATTTTACTCACCATACTAGACAAGAATGATACAG GTAGCATCGATGATGAAATACTGGCCAACATCGCAGAGGAAGTGACGGACGAAAGCGACCTGTCAAAGCTTGGTCGACATCTTGGCATTCGACAGTTCAAGTTGAATCAAATCATCAAGGAGAACGAGCAAGCCAAAGACGTCTTCCCCGCCACGTCCATGCTGTTCACCTGGAAGGAGAAGACACCCGCAGCCAAGCAAGTCCCTAAGATGGTGAAGGCTCTGGAACAGTCGGATATGGAGAACCTGATAACTGAACACTTTCCAAACGAAG CTGGAGTTACAGATAAGAAATTGTTTGAGCTAGCCGACAGCATCCAAGATGAAGAGGCCATCGAGCAGCTTGGCATCAACTTTGGCTTCAGGCAGTTCAAGGTGAACCAGTACCTCAATATGAACAAAGACCGTGGTGACCGTTCAGGGACTTCGGCAATGCTCCTGGAATGGAGGAAAAAGACACCTAGGACAGCCCAGATACGGGATCTAGTAGACGCCCTCAAGAACGCTGGTGTTGATGGTTCATTTAACAACAATTGA